Part of the Chloroflexota bacterium genome, CCTGGAGGATTGGGAGGGTGAATATTACCTTGATATCCGTCAGGTGGAAGCCCTGGCTCCTGTGATGCGCGCCCGCATGGACCTCGCGGTGAAGAAGGGATGCGATGCCGTGGACCCCGACAATGTGCAAAATTATTTGGAAGACACTGGCTTCCCGCTAACGGCTGCTGACCAGTTGCGCTATAACCGCTGGTTGGCTGCCGAGGCGCACCGCCGCGGGCTGGCCGTCGGGCTGAAAAATGACCTCCCTCAAATTCCTGACCTCGTTGGGGTTTTCGATTTCGCCGTGAGCGAGGAGTGTTTCACCTATGGCGAATGCGCGCCGCTCAAACAGTTCATCACTGCCCACAAAGCGGTTTTCGCGATAGAATATGAGGCTACGGCAGGAGCCGTCTGCCCACGCGCGAATGCCTGGGGCTTCTCGCTGTTGCTCAAGCCGTGGGATCTGAGTGCATGGCGCTATTCGTGCCTGCAAGATTGGAAGAAGGAGTAATTTTATGGTGAGCCAGGAACTGTTGGAAATTTTGCGCTGCCCGGTTTGTGTGCAAGAAGGCAAAGGCGAATTGGAAATGGTCAAAGAAGCGTGGCTGGTATGCCACGATTGCGGGCGCAAGTATCCTATTCGGGACGATATTCCGGTCATGCTGGTGGAAGAAGGCGACAAGTGGCAGGCAACCGCGGTGGAAGACCTGCCTGTGCCGCCGCCCCCTGCTGCGGCGTGAGAAGCGATCGCGCCCTCTAAATCGTGACGATGGACATGGAATCCCTTCTTCACGCTTTGCAGGCAGCCATTACTCGCGGCGACGACGAGGCTACCGAGCAGGCGGTGCAAACCCTGATCGCGGCGGGCGAGGCAGCGGTGCCGGCGTTGCTGGCCCTCAGCCGTGCTGACGATGCAGAAACGCGCTGGTGGGCGCTGCGGGCGTTGGCGGAAATCCGCCACCCTGACGTATTGCTCCGCTTGCAGGAAGCCCTGACCGACCCCGACCCCGCGGTACGGCAGGTGGCGGCTTTGGGCTTGCGGCACCAGCCCACGCCCGAGGCCGTGCCGACGCTGATTGCCTTGCTCTCGGGCGAGGATCGCTTGCTGGCCTCTTTGGCCGCCGACGCTCTGGCTGCCGTCGGCGAAGCCGCGACGGGGGCGCTCATCCAAACGCTGCGGGAAGGCACCCCTGCCGCTCGCATTGAAGCCGCTCGCGCCCTTGCCCAACTGGGCGATAAAGCCAGCATCCCGGCCCTGTTTGAGGCGCTCGATAGCCCTTCCCCCTTCGTCGAACATTGGGCTAACGAGGGCCTGGAACGCATGGGCGTGGGGATGGTCTTTTTCAACCCTGGCCACTGAGGGTGGGCGGTTTCCCCCCTTGGCGACCTTGCTGGAGGCGTGATATGAACCGCC contains:
- a CDS encoding Trm112 family protein — protein: MVSQELLEILRCPVCVQEGKGELEMVKEAWLVCHDCGRKYPIRDDIPVMLVEEGDKWQATAVEDLPVPPPPAAA
- a CDS encoding endo alpha-1,4 polygalactosaminidase, with the translated sequence MRTGKMVLFFVFVGLLAACRPAASALPATLTPLGRVQISPTAAASPTLGPSLPSPTATLTPRPAPTSTPSPPPLAWWHPRPGTTWQIQLNSGNIDTHYDAQVYDIDLFDTPVATIAALHRMGRKVICYFSAGTYENWRPDTGAFPHGVIGKALEDWEGEYYLDIRQVEALAPVMRARMDLAVKKGCDAVDPDNVQNYLEDTGFPLTAADQLRYNRWLAAEAHRRGLAVGLKNDLPQIPDLVGVFDFAVSEECFTYGECAPLKQFITAHKAVFAIEYEATAGAVCPRANAWGFSLLLKPWDLSAWRYSCLQDWKKE